One genomic segment of bacterium includes these proteins:
- a CDS encoding substrate-binding domain-containing protein, with protein MFKYVFTFVSVLLLTGCYNTPAQTATSGHLNVFVSEAFYHFLKKETDEFVRLYPQAEISLTAVSTREALVSFINDSLQMVVVDRPFNQEEQTAADQAQIPCQRFKLAEDALAVLVNRKNSLPEIELDTLQAVLNGRITEWGQVPGSRTKGQVSFVCTDRNSGIGELLVALLPDVQQPPEPRVTAGSQKAVYDSVAADTKALGLVSVACLKSISRGDTVYGGIDSTGPVRAVPISTADYSGHANSHRISQASIYAGTYPLHYPLYIYLNGTYSELAAGFCSFLTGVEGQKLVQKFGLVPAAMPVRLVQLNYQAR; from the coding sequence ATGTTTAAGTATGTTTTCACTTTTGTGTCAGTTCTTCTTCTTACCGGATGTTACAACACGCCGGCGCAGACCGCGACCTCCGGACATCTGAATGTCTTTGTCAGCGAGGCCTTCTACCACTTTCTCAAAAAGGAGACGGATGAGTTCGTCAGGCTCTATCCGCAGGCGGAAATCTCTCTGACCGCCGTCTCCACGCGCGAGGCGTTGGTGAGTTTCATCAACGACAGCCTGCAGATGGTGGTCGTGGACCGTCCTTTCAACCAGGAGGAACAGACCGCCGCGGATCAGGCACAAATCCCCTGCCAGAGATTCAAGCTGGCCGAGGATGCCCTGGCGGTGCTGGTGAACCGGAAAAACTCACTGCCCGAAATCGAGTTGGACACGCTCCAGGCCGTGCTGAACGGGCGTATCACGGAATGGGGGCAGGTCCCGGGCTCCAGAACGAAAGGACAGGTGAGCTTTGTCTGCACGGACAGGAATTCGGGGATCGGGGAATTACTCGTCGCGCTGCTCCCGGATGTCCAGCAGCCCCCCGAGCCCCGAGTGACAGCCGGCTCGCAGAAAGCGGTCTACGATTCCGTGGCCGCCGATACGAAGGCCTTGGGCCTGGTCTCGGTGGCCTGCCTGAAATCGATCAGCCGAGGGGACACGGTTTACGGCGGGATCGATTCGACCGGCCCGGTGCGGGCTGTCCCGATCTCGACAGCCGATTACAGCGGGCACGCAAACTCTCACAGAATAAGCCAGGCCAGTATCTACGCCGGGACCTACCCGCTGCACTACCCGTTGTACATCTATCTCAACGGGACATACTCCGAGCTGGCTGCGGGGTTCTGTTCTTTCCTCACCGGAGTGGAGGGTCAGAAATTAGTTCAGAAATTCGGGCTCGTGCCCGCCGCCATGCCGGTGCGTCTTGTCCAGTTGAATTATCAAGCGAGATGA
- a CDS encoding tetratricopeptide repeat protein → MTRGLTLLLCAVLTITASLPAQETRPAEELLKAGKYTEAAVLLQKSLAADPRNLQDLTLLGRAQIGAGDFTAADSVARSILEIDRNSVDGCILLSQAQLGQKDSRQAYATVQKALKKDPGNPALLLQLGMIHMASDSMGQAIVCLTQVTMADSVNITALEALGDAYVSLGTIPAAMPYYLKAMDIDSTRFDIMQKAAELYRKNHQYAEAGRMYNRIIKSDSTSDAAALQLSQLYLSAKQYGSAANALAPYFQRHPDDRDRLKGIVKDMFQNEQYASALLILDPFVNSHPEDIETGLLDMEALLRNKQFEPALAEAEHILSLDPACRPALKTAAKSAFYLRKNEKAAGYFNRSIAVDTLSAEENKLLGKAYYELNNDKLAVKYLNLSLAQDSLQEDICNYLGTAYMRLKDFDQAARMYKKDIDIHPDNISGYADYALCNMATNNWETAKKSLLYVTEQRPNYPGGHLNLARCLAQMDQLGQSRKEYGVFLSLTDSLKTRYRKEDLEAHKYIAFTWLFEKNYPQALGEIDKAMSFMTPGSDKKQEIELRLWRAQTLHTLKRIDEAKAEYETILKLDPESKEARKGLDILKMMH, encoded by the coding sequence ATGACACGCGGGCTGACATTACTGCTTTGTGCAGTCCTGACAATCACCGCCTCCCTGCCCGCCCAGGAAACCAGGCCGGCGGAAGAGCTGCTCAAGGCGGGCAAATACACGGAGGCCGCGGTCCTCCTCCAGAAAAGCCTGGCCGCGGACCCCAGGAACCTCCAGGACCTTACCCTGCTCGGGCGGGCGCAGATCGGCGCCGGCGATTTCACTGCGGCTGATTCTGTGGCCAGGAGCATCCTTGAGATCGACCGGAACAGCGTGGACGGGTGCATTCTCCTGTCCCAGGCGCAACTGGGCCAGAAAGATTCCAGGCAGGCCTACGCCACGGTCCAGAAAGCCCTGAAAAAGGACCCGGGCAATCCCGCCCTTCTGCTGCAGCTCGGGATGATCCACATGGCCAGCGATTCGATGGGCCAGGCGATTGTCTGCCTGACCCAGGTCACGATGGCGGACTCTGTCAACATAACCGCCCTGGAAGCCCTGGGGGATGCCTATGTCAGCCTGGGGACAATCCCAGCCGCGATGCCGTATTATCTGAAAGCCATGGACATAGATTCCACGCGCTTCGATATCATGCAGAAAGCCGCCGAGCTGTACCGGAAAAACCATCAGTACGCCGAGGCCGGCCGGATGTACAACCGGATAATCAAGAGCGACTCGACCAGCGATGCGGCCGCCCTTCAATTGAGCCAGCTCTATCTTTCCGCCAAACAGTACGGTTCGGCCGCCAATGCCCTGGCGCCCTATTTCCAGCGTCACCCGGACGACCGTGACAGGCTTAAGGGAATCGTGAAAGATATGTTCCAGAACGAGCAGTACGCCAGCGCGCTGCTTATCCTCGATCCGTTCGTGAACTCCCACCCGGAGGACATAGAGACCGGCCTGCTGGATATGGAGGCCCTCTTAAGGAATAAGCAGTTCGAACCGGCCCTGGCCGAGGCAGAGCATATCCTGAGCCTGGACCCCGCCTGCCGCCCGGCGCTCAAGACAGCGGCCAAGTCCGCGTTCTATCTGAGGAAGAATGAAAAGGCGGCCGGTTATTTCAACCGGAGCATCGCGGTCGACACCCTCTCGGCCGAGGAGAACAAGCTGCTGGGCAAGGCCTATTACGAGCTGAACAACGACAAGCTGGCGGTCAAGTACCTGAACTTGTCGTTGGCGCAGGATTCGCTGCAGGAGGACATCTGCAACTACCTGGGCACCGCTTACATGCGGCTGAAGGATTTCGACCAGGCCGCACGGATGTACAAAAAGGATATCGACATTCATCCGGACAATATCTCGGGCTACGCCGACTATGCCCTGTGTAATATGGCAACAAACAACTGGGAGACAGCGAAGAAATCGCTGCTCTACGTGACCGAACAGCGGCCCAATTATCCCGGGGGACATCTCAACCTGGCCCGTTGCCTGGCGCAGATGGACCAGCTCGGCCAGTCCCGGAAAGAGTACGGGGTTTTCCTCAGCCTGACCGACTCCTTGAAAACAAGGTACAGGAAAGAGGATTTGGAGGCCCACAAGTATATCGCCTTTACCTGGCTGTTCGAAAAGAACTACCCGCAGGCCCTGGGCGAGATAGACAAAGCCATGTCCTTCATGACCCCGGGATCGGACAAGAAGCAGGAGATCGAGCTGCGTCTGTGGCGCGCCCAGACTCTGCACACCCTTAAAAGAATCGACGAGGCCAAGGCGGAGTACGAGACTATTCTCAAGCTCGACCCGGAGAGCAAAGAGGCCAGGAAAGGACTGGATATCCTAAAGATGATGCACTGA
- a CDS encoding carboxypeptidase regulatory-like domain-containing protein gives MVTPLLLLLTALALVPGRELFAQTGAKIEGMVRDSASGEPLEGVQVSVEGTRLGNVSAGDGYYFILNVPPGAQNVSFHRTGYRARTVSAVQLSAGHTATLNVTLEPGVFEMEAITVSAGESPLIPRDNVQTAQRFDAKTAGEIPAESVEQILSLQAGVTTDPYGQFRIRGGRQGQQAVYIDGVLVRSFNERPYEADNTPLYVATNAVEEVSVITGGFSSEFGQAGSAVINEVTREGGSQLSGSVQLESDGFMPRGMDYGYNRLQAEAGGPLGLSGASFFVSAELLGRADRNPTSGGFRGVDDAFVNKLNNVLTTLGLYDPNSAASREGGGALDADAFREGIQALDKFSFSNVWFQDTDGDGIGDQRQFTLGDDFTGADGVLGTYDDKRTVNGAGVYANPNPARLPGNGDDQYSLSGKLTWYQNANLKWLASVQGSRKQRRAYSHSDLFNNPLRSNLAARITTANATAGFDWIIDQSARRNTNVKLRANLYRNDLILGTPTLESLSRDTWGGFGPSSLDIISQDRTRADDIYRNTTNSGLEGDLHEPSGSSATVDNERGLWPSAVPGNNIPFATSITQLPGGRGGFSAQFINAGLISQLQNSREDRFSLKTDLESQLNRYFRVKTGVDLKLFHIREGDFDQTGGVFQDFYDTRPLIAAGYIQNIADFGDLVLDYGLRVDYMNTRADFPLVLGEARPEDPRYRPEAQVFYSPRLSVALPVTDRSQVRLSYGHFFQTPAFKDIYGHMNQDFRFDLGGNTNNIYGNGNLQMAQTVMFEAGFSTILDENTRLDFVGYHSEVRGDIAVRQMTPEQILELAGVTDRTSTRSNAILSVYTNRDKTTARGLEITFNRRMSSWWGLDATYTLSFPRATASDPQEYILTYGRQTYFDPITGKRGVQPPPRSLTPVDYDQTHQLNIQYSFRLPEFWPQGGRADKILSDISGFATFQFASGQPYTQLNQSGYPAGSNNNERGPSYKNVNLRLNKELPYFGPKLKVRAFGEFYNLFGFTNYNIDYINPTTGSPDVDAYILKEAFNDRPDFRDAAGHKVDRLTRTDQIEKLTGDDAQTLVRVQDLDGDGYISKNEIVALKLANLLASLDNPMAYLRPLEVRLGVSVDF, from the coding sequence ATGGTAACACCCCTGCTCCTTCTGCTGACCGCTCTGGCCCTCGTGCCGGGCCGCGAGCTTTTCGCCCAGACCGGGGCCAAGATCGAGGGCATGGTGCGCGACTCGGCCAGCGGCGAGCCGCTGGAGGGTGTGCAGGTCTCGGTCGAGGGCACCCGCCTGGGCAATGTCTCGGCCGGGGACGGCTACTATTTCATATTGAATGTCCCGCCGGGTGCGCAGAACGTCTCTTTCCACCGCACCGGATACCGTGCCCGCACGGTCAGCGCGGTGCAGCTTTCGGCCGGCCACACCGCCACGCTGAACGTGACCCTGGAGCCCGGCGTGTTCGAGATGGAGGCAATCACAGTCTCGGCCGGCGAATCGCCCCTCATCCCCAGGGACAATGTCCAGACCGCCCAGCGCTTCGATGCCAAGACCGCGGGCGAGATTCCGGCCGAATCCGTGGAACAGATACTCTCCCTGCAGGCCGGAGTGACCACCGACCCCTACGGCCAGTTCCGCATCCGCGGCGGCCGTCAGGGCCAGCAGGCGGTTTACATCGACGGTGTGCTGGTGCGGAGTTTCAACGAGCGGCCCTACGAGGCCGACAACACCCCGCTCTACGTGGCCACCAACGCGGTCGAGGAAGTGAGCGTGATCACCGGCGGGTTCAGCTCCGAGTTCGGCCAGGCTGGCTCGGCCGTAATCAATGAAGTTACCCGTGAGGGTGGAAGCCAGCTTTCGGGCAGCGTGCAGCTTGAGAGCGACGGGTTCATGCCGCGGGGCATGGACTACGGCTACAACCGCTTGCAGGCCGAGGCCGGCGGGCCGCTGGGGCTGTCGGGGGCCTCGTTCTTCGTGAGCGCCGAGCTTCTGGGCCGCGCCGACCGCAACCCTACCAGCGGCGGTTTCCGCGGGGTGGATGACGCTTTCGTGAATAAGCTCAACAACGTGCTCACCACCCTGGGACTCTACGACCCGAACTCGGCCGCCTCGCGCGAGGGCGGTGGGGCGCTGGACGCGGACGCTTTCCGCGAGGGTATCCAGGCCCTGGACAAGTTCTCGTTCAGCAATGTCTGGTTCCAGGACACGGACGGTGACGGGATCGGGGACCAGCGGCAGTTCACGCTGGGGGATGATTTCACCGGCGCGGACGGCGTGCTGGGCACCTACGACGACAAGCGCACGGTCAACGGCGCCGGAGTCTACGCCAACCCCAACCCGGCCCGTCTGCCCGGCAACGGCGATGACCAGTACAGCCTCTCGGGCAAGCTCACCTGGTACCAGAACGCCAACCTCAAGTGGCTGGCTTCGGTGCAGGGCAGCCGCAAGCAGCGCCGGGCCTACAGCCACTCCGACCTGTTCAACAACCCGCTGCGCTCCAACCTGGCCGCCCGGATCACCACCGCCAACGCCACCGCCGGTTTCGACTGGATCATCGACCAGTCCGCCCGGCGCAACACAAATGTCAAGCTGCGCGCCAACCTCTACCGCAACGACCTGATCCTGGGCACCCCGACCCTCGAATCGCTGAGCCGCGACACCTGGGGCGGGTTCGGGCCGTCGAGCCTGGACATTATAAGCCAGGACCGCACCCGCGCGGATGATATTTACCGCAATACCACCAACAGCGGCCTGGAGGGCGACCTCCACGAGCCCTCCGGCTCCAGCGCGACCGTGGACAACGAGCGCGGCCTCTGGCCCAGCGCGGTGCCGGGCAACAACATCCCCTTCGCCACCTCGATAACCCAGCTCCCCGGCGGACGGGGCGGATTTTCGGCCCAGTTCATCAACGCCGGCCTGATCTCACAGCTCCAGAACAGCCGCGAGGACCGTTTCTCGCTCAAGACCGACCTTGAAAGCCAGCTCAACCGCTATTTCCGGGTCAAGACCGGGGTGGACCTCAAACTGTTCCACATCCGCGAGGGCGATTTCGACCAGACCGGAGGCGTGTTCCAGGACTTCTACGACACCCGGCCGCTGATCGCCGCGGGCTATATCCAGAACATCGCCGATTTCGGCGACCTGGTGCTGGACTACGGCCTGCGGGTGGACTACATGAACACGCGCGCCGATTTCCCGCTGGTGCTCGGCGAGGCCCGCCCCGAGGACCCGCGCTACCGTCCCGAGGCCCAGGTTTTCTACAGCCCGCGCCTGAGCGTGGCCCTGCCGGTCACCGACCGCTCGCAGGTGCGCCTGTCCTACGGTCACTTTTTCCAGACCCCGGCCTTCAAGGACATCTACGGCCACATGAACCAGGATTTCCGGTTCGACCTGGGGGGCAACACCAACAACATCTACGGCAACGGCAACCTGCAGATGGCCCAGACCGTGATGTTCGAGGCCGGGTTCAGCACCATCCTGGACGAGAACACGCGCCTGGACTTCGTGGGCTACCACAGCGAGGTGCGCGGCGACATCGCGGTGCGCCAGATGACCCCCGAGCAGATACTGGAGCTGGCCGGTGTGACCGACCGGACCTCCACCCGCTCCAACGCGATCCTGAGCGTCTACACCAACCGCGACAAGACCACGGCCCGCGGGCTGGAGATCACGTTCAACCGTAGGATGAGTTCCTGGTGGGGGCTGGACGCCACCTACACCCTGTCGTTCCCGCGCGCCACGGCCAGCGACCCGCAGGAGTACATCCTCACCTACGGCCGCCAGACCTATTTCGACCCGATCACCGGCAAGCGCGGGGTGCAGCCGCCGCCGCGCAGCCTGACCCCGGTGGACTACGACCAGACCCACCAGCTCAACATCCAGTACAGTTTCCGCCTGCCGGAGTTCTGGCCCCAGGGCGGCCGCGCCGACAAGATACTGAGCGACATCAGCGGCTTCGCCACATTCCAGTTCGCCAGCGGCCAGCCCTATACCCAGCTCAACCAGAGCGGCTACCCGGCCGGGTCCAACAACAACGAGCGCGGGCCCTCGTACAAGAACGTGAACCTGCGCCTCAACAAGGAGCTCCCCTATTTCGGGCCGAAGCTCAAGGTGCGGGCGTTCGGCGAGTTCTACAACCTTTTCGGATTCACCAATTACAACATAGATTATATCAACCCCACCACGGGCAGCCCGGATGTGGACGCCTACATACTCAAAGAGGCGTTCAACGACCGCCCGGATTTCCGGGACGCCGCGGGCCATAAAGTGGACCGTCTGACCCGCACCGACCAGATCGAAAAACTGACCGGGGATGACGCACAGACCCTGGTGCGCGTGCAGGACCTGGATGGGGACGGCTATATCTCGAAGAACGAGATCGTGGCCCTCAAGCTGGCCAACCTCCTGGCCAGCCTGGACAACCCCATGGCCTACCTTCGCCCGCTGGAGGTCCGGCTGGGCGTGAGCGTGGATTTCTGA